One window of Sulfurospirillum sp. 1612 genomic DNA carries:
- a CDS encoding cytochrome b — translation MAHFTKATSVHDWLNQRLAIDSVRKVLATEYWIPKNINFLWAMGMILAVTFGLLLISGIFLLMYYKPDTKLAFDSVNYTIMSQVGYGWLWRHIHAVAASVVFLIIYIHMFTGIYYGSYKKGREMIWISGMLLFVTFSGEAFSGYMLPWGQMSYWAGMVITDIFSLGALHLDGLVEWIRGNFVPGDAFLNRFFMLHVVLLPLAVMALIVLHFATLRIPHVNNQDGEEIDFKEESQKYLSGNTKNSKVIRFQFDFLSKDIVVLGFFLIFFFYLVFYHFEFAMDPVNFDPADGLKTPTHIYPEWYFLWTYEILRPFPKNPGLLAFGFAQVIFIFLPFLDRSPNVAPANKRGAFKIWFWLLLLTMVTLTIFGKLPPEGVFTTYGTITASFFILLWLSLPIITKFEKPIGGK, via the coding sequence ATGGCACATTTTACAAAAGCAACAAGCGTTCATGATTGGCTAAATCAAAGACTTGCTATTGATTCAGTAAGAAAAGTTTTGGCAACAGAATATTGGATCCCAAAAAATATTAACTTTTTGTGGGCCATGGGGATGATTTTAGCAGTGACATTTGGGCTCCTGTTAATCTCTGGAATCTTTTTATTGATGTATTATAAACCCGATACAAAACTTGCCTTTGATAGCGTCAATTATACTATCATGAGCCAAGTTGGTTATGGATGGTTATGGCGACATATTCATGCCGTCGCTGCATCAGTTGTCTTTTTGATTATCTATATTCACATGTTCACCGGTATCTATTATGGAAGTTACAAAAAAGGCAGAGAGATGATTTGGATCTCGGGTATGCTTTTATTCGTCACTTTTTCAGGTGAAGCCTTTAGTGGGTACATGTTACCATGGGGTCAAATGAGTTATTGGGCGGGTATGGTTATTACCGATATTTTTAGCCTTGGTGCACTTCATCTTGATGGTTTGGTTGAGTGGATTCGAGGAAATTTTGTCCCAGGTGATGCTTTCTTAAATAGATTTTTTATGCTTCATGTTGTCTTGCTACCTTTAGCCGTTATGGCGTTGATAGTACTTCACTTTGCAACATTAAGAATACCTCATGTTAATAACCAAGACGGTGAAGAGATTGATTTCAAAGAGGAATCTCAAAAATACCTATCTGGTAATACAAAAAATTCAAAAGTGATTCGATTTCAATTTGACTTCTTAAGCAAAGATATTGTAGTACTCGGTTTCTTTTTAATTTTCTTCTTTTATCTTGTTTTTTATCACTTTGAATTTGCGATGGATCCGGTAAACTTTGATCCCGCAGATGGACTTAAAACGCCAACCCATATTTATCCTGAGTGGTACTTCTTGTGGACGTATGAGATTCTTAGACCATTCCCTAAAAATCCGGGACTTTTGGCATTTGGCTTTGCGCAAGTCATTTTCATCTTCTTGCCATTTTTAGATAGAAGTCCAAATGTGGCTCCTGCTAATAAAAGAGGTGCTTTTAAAATTTGGTTCTGGTTATTACTACTCACGATGGTAACATTGACAATATTTGGTAAATTACCGCCTGAGGGTGTTTTCACAACGTATGGTACGATTACGGCAAGTTTCTTTATACTCTTGTGGCTTTCTTTGCCTATCATCACCAAATTTGAAAAACCGATTGGGGGCAAATAA
- a CDS encoding c-type cytochrome, translating to MKELKILAIVVFFTLLTYWGVEPFAHSKMHKHVEFKNFAYSDLPALTKTGDPAKGQELVMGAGACVGCHSIKAAGVPSPMDPNMAASSYGVTPPDLSQVGALLDDRFLAEMIKNPTKAMMLKHKFDGTTRVFPMPAFMGAGGDIDQEVADMVAYFKSIAKPDELTPKVAYEDSCARCHANRYGNITQIGEVPKTKTNIVTNKDVDLLKFKIKVANYQADLVHYLGKLPPDLSIMIRARSENFMKTFVEDPESQLPGTAMPRVGLSKEGYDKVISYLEETGDPSKKDRESLGPWVLGFFAIFTILALLWKKSIWKDLH from the coding sequence ATGAAAGAGTTAAAAATATTAGCAATCGTTGTCTTTTTTACACTATTGACATATTGGGGTGTTGAGCCTTTTGCACATAGTAAAATGCACAAACATGTAGAATTTAAAAACTTTGCCTATTCAGACCTTCCGGCACTCACAAAAACCGGTGATCCAGCAAAAGGCCAAGAACTCGTCATGGGTGCGGGAGCTTGTGTGGGATGTCACAGTATAAAAGCTGCGGGCGTACCAAGTCCAATGGACCCTAATATGGCCGCTTCAAGTTATGGTGTTACCCCACCAGATTTAAGTCAAGTTGGAGCGCTTTTAGATGATAGATTTTTGGCAGAAATGATTAAAAATCCTACCAAAGCGATGATGTTAAAACATAAATTCGATGGCACTACAAGAGTTTTCCCAATGCCAGCATTTATGGGTGCAGGTGGAGACATAGACCAAGAAGTCGCTGATATGGTTGCCTACTTTAAATCCATAGCAAAACCGGATGAACTCACTCCAAAAGTTGCCTATGAAGATAGTTGTGCCAGATGTCATGCTAATCGATACGGAAATATCACTCAAATTGGTGAGGTTCCAAAAACCAAAACTAATATCGTGACTAATAAAGATGTGGATCTCTTGAAATTTAAAATTAAAGTGGCAAATTATCAAGCAGATTTAGTACATTATCTCGGAAAACTTCCACCTGATCTTTCTATCATGATACGAGCGCGAAGTGAAAACTTCATGAAAACATTCGTAGAAGATCCTGAGAGTCAACTACCAGGGACAGCAATGCCTCGTGTTGGTTTAAGTAAAGAGGGTTATGATAAAGTCATCAGTTATCTTGAAGAGACCGGTGATCCAAGTAAAAAAGATAGAGAAAGCCTCGGACCATGGGTTTTAGGATTCTTTGCAATCTTTACCATTCTAGCACTATTATGGAAAAAATCTATCTGGAAAGATTTACACTAA
- the accA gene encoding acetyl-CoA carboxylase carboxyl transferase subunit alpha: MATYLDFEKSIKNLDEDIANAKIKGDTPAVEILEKNLTKEISKVYKNLNDYQKLQLARHPDRPYAMDYIRLILDDAYQIHGDRAFRDDEAMLAYMGYIAGHKVIVIGQQKGRGTKYKLKRNFGMPHPEGYRKALRIAKMAEKFDIPILFLIDTPGAYPGLEAEERGQSEAIARNLYELSDLKAKTLAVVIGEGGSGGALAIGVADKMVMMRYSVFSVISPEGCAAILWNDPLKQENATKAMKITADDLYRLKLIDAVLDEPIVGAHRDKVGAANAIKEYFVNFLTEMDNLSTEERLKRRLDKILSVGAYEEL, encoded by the coding sequence ATGGCAACATATTTAGACTTTGAAAAAAGTATAAAAAACTTAGATGAAGATATTGCTAATGCGAAAATCAAAGGGGATACTCCTGCGGTTGAAATTTTAGAAAAAAATCTTACAAAAGAGATTTCAAAAGTCTATAAAAATCTTAATGATTATCAAAAATTACAATTAGCACGACATCCAGATCGTCCTTATGCGATGGATTATATTCGCTTGATTTTGGATGATGCGTATCAGATACATGGTGATCGTGCTTTTCGAGATGATGAGGCGATGTTGGCTTATATGGGTTATATTGCCGGTCATAAAGTTATTGTGATTGGACAGCAAAAAGGCCGTGGTACCAAATACAAACTCAAACGCAATTTTGGGATGCCTCATCCTGAGGGGTATCGCAAAGCTTTGAGAATCGCTAAAATGGCAGAAAAATTTGATATTCCTATCCTCTTCTTGATAGACACTCCCGGCGCTTATCCAGGACTTGAAGCAGAAGAGCGGGGACAAAGTGAAGCGATTGCTCGAAATCTTTATGAGTTGAGTGACCTCAAAGCGAAGACTTTGGCTGTGGTGATTGGTGAAGGAGGAAGCGGAGGCGCTTTGGCGATTGGTGTTGCTGATAAGATGGTCATGATGCGCTATTCTGTCTTTTCCGTAATTTCACCGGAGGGATGTGCTGCGATTTTGTGGAATGACCCCCTCAAACAAGAAAATGCTACCAAAGCGATGAAAATCACCGCTGATGATTTATACCGACTCAAACTGATAGATGCTGTCTTAGACGAACCAATTGTCGGAGCACATCGTGACAAAGTGGGAGCGGCTAATGCTATCAAAGAGTACTTTGTGAATTTTTTAACAGAGATGGACAATCTGAGCACAGAAGAGCGACTCAAAAGAAGATTAGATAAAATACTCTCTGTTGGTGCCTACGAAGAACTTTAA
- a CDS encoding beta-ketoacyl-ACP synthase II → MRRVVVTGLGMINSVGLDKESSFKAIVEGKCGIKRISSFDTTNHSVKIAGEITDFVPEEVMNPKDVKKADRFIQFGIKAAGEAMMDAKLDTYDGERFGVCSASGIGGLIAIEKNSLICDNRGPRRISPFFIPSALVNMLGGMVAIEHGLKGPNLSAVTACAAGTHAISEAFKTIVVGGADKVLVVGAEAAICAVGVGGFSSMKALSTRNDDPQLASRPFDKDRDGFVMGEGAGALVLEDYDDAIKRGAHIYGEIIGFGESGDAYHITTPAPDGAFRAMKAAYEMANQPKVDYINAHGTSTAANDKNETAAIKKLFGDNVPLVSSTKGQIGHCLGAAGAIEAVISLMAMRDKILPPTINQISPDPECDLDYIANQSRTMDVDVVMSNSFGFGGTNGSLIFRRV, encoded by the coding sequence TTGAGAAGAGTCGTAGTTACAGGTTTGGGAATGATTAATTCAGTTGGTTTAGATAAGGAGAGTTCTTTTAAAGCTATAGTTGAGGGAAAATGTGGCATTAAAAGGATTAGTTCATTTGACACGACCAATCACTCTGTAAAAATAGCAGGTGAGATTACTGATTTTGTCCCCGAAGAAGTGATGAACCCAAAAGATGTCAAAAAAGCTGATCGATTCATACAATTTGGTATCAAAGCAGCAGGTGAAGCCATGATGGATGCAAAACTTGATACTTATGATGGTGAACGATTTGGTGTCTGCTCTGCTTCAGGTATTGGGGGTCTTATTGCAATCGAAAAAAACTCTTTGATTTGTGATAACCGAGGCCCAAGAAGAATTTCGCCATTTTTTATTCCATCAGCATTAGTCAATATGCTAGGGGGAATGGTTGCGATTGAACACGGACTTAAAGGGCCAAATTTATCAGCCGTTACTGCATGTGCAGCGGGAACTCATGCGATATCAGAAGCCTTCAAAACCATCGTTGTTGGTGGTGCTGATAAAGTGCTTGTCGTCGGGGCAGAAGCTGCGATTTGTGCTGTGGGTGTTGGCGGTTTTTCCTCTATGAAAGCGCTCTCTACTCGCAATGATGATCCGCAACTTGCCTCACGTCCTTTTGATAAAGACCGAGATGGTTTTGTCATGGGTGAAGGAGCGGGTGCTTTGGTGCTTGAAGATTATGATGATGCCATCAAAAGAGGCGCACATATTTATGGTGAAATTATAGGCTTTGGTGAAAGTGGTGATGCTTATCATATTACGACACCGGCTCCTGATGGTGCCTTTCGTGCGATGAAGGCAGCTTATGAGATGGCCAATCAACCCAAAGTAGATTATATCAATGCACACGGTACTAGTACCGCAGCCAATGATAAAAATGAAACCGCCGCAATCAAAAAACTTTTTGGCGATAATGTACCACTAGTGAGCTCAACTAAGGGACAAATTGGTCACTGCTTAGGAGCTGCTGGAGCGATTGAAGCGGTTATTTCATTGATGGCCATGCGCGATAAAATTTTGCCTCCTACCATCAATCAAATTTCACCAGATCCAGAATGTGATTTGGACTATATTGCCAATCAATCACGTACTATGGACGTAGATGTGGTGATGAGTAACTCTTTTGGTTTTGGTGGCACAAACGGCTCTTTAATATTTAGAAGAGTCTAG
- the acpP gene encoding acyl carrier protein, which produces MALIEEVKEVVVEQLNVNPDEVKEESKFVEDLGADSLDVVELVMALEEKFDIEIPDTDAEKIVTVNDAVKYIEEHK; this is translated from the coding sequence ATGGCACTAATCGAAGAAGTAAAAGAAGTAGTAGTTGAACAGTTAAATGTTAATCCTGATGAAGTAAAAGAAGAATCAAAATTTGTAGAAGACTTGGGCGCAGATTCTCTTGATGTAGTGGAACTTGTAATGGCATTAGAAGAAAAATTTGATATTGAAATACCTGATACAGATGCAGAAAAAATTGTGACTGTAAATGATGCTGTTAAATACATAGAAGAACATAAATAA
- the fabG gene encoding 3-oxoacyl-ACP reductase FabG, which yields MKFSGKNVLITGAASGIGKQIAITLAQYGLKVWINYRSRPAEADALQQEIETQGGTAAVVCFDVADEAAFIEGIKTIISSDGELSYLVNNAGITKDKLAMRMKTEEFDAVINVNLTSAFVGCREALKVMSKKRFGSVVNIASIVGETGNAGQVNYSASKGGLIAMTKSFALEGSARGIRFNSVTPGFIATEMTDKLSDEVKKSYTDKIPLQRFGTPEDIAEAVAFLLSDSASYVTGSVLKVNGGMYM from the coding sequence ATGAAATTTAGTGGTAAAAATGTTCTTATAACAGGGGCAGCAAGCGGCATTGGAAAACAAATTGCCATCACATTAGCACAGTATGGTTTGAAAGTATGGATTAATTATCGTTCCCGTCCGGCTGAAGCAGATGCGCTCCAACAAGAGATTGAAACACAAGGGGGCACCGCAGCGGTGGTCTGTTTTGATGTGGCTGATGAAGCTGCTTTTATAGAGGGCATTAAAACGATTATTAGTAGTGATGGCGAATTGTCATATTTAGTGAACAATGCAGGTATTACCAAAGATAAACTAGCAATGAGAATGAAAACAGAAGAGTTTGATGCGGTCATCAATGTCAATCTCACTTCCGCTTTTGTAGGATGTCGTGAAGCCTTGAAAGTGATGAGTAAAAAACGATTTGGTAGTGTCGTGAATATCGCCTCTATTGTAGGAGAAACAGGCAACGCGGGTCAAGTCAATTATAGTGCAAGCAAAGGCGGATTGATTGCGATGACAAAAAGTTTTGCACTTGAAGGTAGTGCTAGGGGTATTCGATTTAATTCAGTGACTCCAGGGTTTATTGCCACAGAGATGACTGATAAACTCAGCGATGAGGTAAAAAAATCTTATACCGATAAAATACCACTCCAACGTTTTGGAACGCCTGAGGATATTGCCGAAGCGGTGGCATTTTTATTGAGTGATAGTGCCTCTTATGTGACCGGTAGCGTCTTGAAAGTTAATGGCGGGATGTATATGTAG
- the gpmI gene encoding 2,3-bisphosphoglycerate-independent phosphoglycerate mutase yields the protein MMKKTILVITDGIGANPHANSNAFLNAKKPTYDKLFKEVPYGYIHTSGLAVGLPEGQMGNSEVGHMCIGSGRVLYQNLVKISKAIAENTLKDNLALEHLLKVKGDIHIIGLLSDGGVHSHIDHIKALALIAKAQGKKVYYHAIMDGRDVSPTSGIGYLQSFLKICDDTIKIATISGRYYAMDRDNRWDRIQKAYHVIAEGGMLETSNVLDYVKASYDKGITDEFIEPASFDNYAGMKEDDGVIIANFRNDRVREITKAIGMTEFDEFERKHHGITTITMTRYDETFPFEVMFDQSVPKNTLASVIADHHLRQFHTAETEKYAHVTFFLNGGIETPYVGESRLLIPSPKVATYDLQPEMSAGAVGDGVLKAMDEAYDFIVVNFANGDMVGHTGNYDAAVKAVEAVDAQLGRIIRKAEAQDYALVLTSDHGNCEKMLGEEGEVLTNHTTFDVFCFVKADGVTKVKNGGLNNIAPTVLKLMGITIPKEMDEALI from the coding sequence ATAATGAAAAAAACGATTTTAGTGATTACCGATGGTATCGGTGCCAATCCTCATGCGAATTCCAATGCTTTTTTAAATGCCAAAAAACCTACCTATGATAAACTTTTTAAAGAAGTGCCTTATGGGTATATTCATACCTCAGGCTTAGCTGTTGGTTTGCCAGAAGGGCAGATGGGAAACAGCGAAGTAGGGCATATGTGTATCGGAAGTGGACGTGTTTTATACCAAAACCTCGTAAAAATTTCCAAAGCCATTGCTGAGAATACTCTCAAAGATAATCTAGCATTAGAGCATCTATTAAAAGTCAAAGGAGATATTCACATTATTGGATTATTGAGTGATGGAGGTGTGCATTCACATATCGATCATATCAAAGCTTTGGCTTTGATTGCTAAAGCACAAGGTAAAAAAGTCTATTATCATGCGATTATGGACGGACGTGATGTTTCACCGACTTCGGGTATAGGGTATCTTCAATCCTTTTTGAAAATTTGTGATGACACAATTAAAATTGCTACGATTAGTGGCCGATATTATGCGATGGATCGTGACAATCGTTGGGATCGTATCCAAAAAGCCTATCATGTGATTGCAGAAGGCGGTATGTTGGAAACCTCTAATGTGCTAGATTATGTAAAAGCCTCCTATGATAAGGGCATCACTGATGAATTTATCGAGCCAGCAAGTTTTGATAATTATGCTGGTATGAAGGAAGATGATGGTGTCATCATCGCAAATTTTAGAAATGATCGCGTGCGTGAGATTACCAAAGCAATCGGAATGACAGAATTTGATGAGTTTGAGAGAAAACATCATGGTATTACCACCATAACCATGACACGGTATGATGAGACATTTCCATTTGAGGTGATGTTTGATCAAAGTGTACCGAAAAATACTTTGGCCAGTGTCATAGCAGACCACCACCTGCGTCAGTTTCATACCGCAGAGACAGAAAAATATGCTCATGTTACATTTTTCTTAAATGGCGGTATTGAGACGCCTTATGTGGGAGAGAGTAGATTGCTGATTCCTAGCCCAAAGGTGGCAACTTATGATTTGCAACCTGAGATGAGTGCGGGTGCTGTGGGTGATGGCGTACTCAAAGCGATGGATGAAGCGTATGATTTTATTGTCGTCAATTTTGCCAATGGCGATATGGTTGGGCATACCGGAAATTACGATGCTGCAGTAAAAGCAGTGGAAGCTGTGGATGCACAACTGGGGCGTATTATTCGCAAAGCCGAAGCGCAAGATTATGCTTTGGTGTTGACGAGTGATCATGGAAATTGTGAAAAAATGCTAGGAGAAGAGGGTGAAGTATTGACCAATCACACGACGTTTGATGTCTTTTGCTTCGTCAAAGCTGATGGCGTGACAAAAGTCAAAAACGGTGGATTGAATAATATCGCACCGACCGTTTTAAAATTGATGGGTATTACCATCCCCAAAGAGATGGATGAAGCTTTAATTTAA
- the mraY gene encoding phospho-N-acetylmuramoyl-pentapeptide-transferase: MLYLLYQTLHINLFQYITVRSGFAFFISLTLSLFLIPRFIKWAKAKNANQPIYDLAPKSHQSKRKTPTMGGIVILASSILSILLCAHLVNVYVLMGLASIILFGAIGIKDDMSKIIGGQNTSGMSAKTKMMFQIIASLIVGFFLFTFSGINHEIFIPFYKYPIIDLHWLIIIFWSLVMISSSNAVNLTDGLDGLATVPSIASMFSLGIFVYMSGNAVLSSYLLLPKISGSGEVVIMAAAMIGSLVGFLWYNCYPAEVFMGDSGSLSIGAFIGYMAIISKNEFLLFLISFVFVLETMSVILQVGSFKTRKKRMFLMAPIHHHFEIKGWAENKIIVRFWIMAIISNIIALTALKIR, from the coding sequence ATGCTTTATTTGCTTTATCAAACATTACACATTAATTTATTTCAATATATCACGGTCCGTTCTGGATTTGCTTTTTTTATTTCTTTAACCTTGAGTCTTTTTCTCATACCGCGCTTCATCAAATGGGCCAAGGCTAAAAATGCCAATCAACCCATTTATGATTTGGCACCAAAATCCCACCAATCCAAGCGAAAAACTCCGACCATGGGAGGCATCGTCATCCTTGCTTCTTCAATCTTATCGATTCTTTTATGTGCGCATCTTGTCAATGTTTATGTCTTGATGGGACTCGCCTCTATTATCTTGTTTGGCGCCATTGGTATCAAAGATGATATGTCTAAAATCATTGGAGGACAAAATACTTCAGGGATGAGTGCCAAAACAAAAATGATGTTTCAAATTATTGCATCTCTTATCGTAGGATTTTTCCTCTTTACCTTCTCGGGTATCAATCATGAGATTTTTATTCCATTTTACAAATATCCTATTATCGATTTGCATTGGCTTATTATTATCTTTTGGTCTTTGGTTATGATTTCATCAAGCAATGCTGTCAACCTCACCGATGGACTTGATGGTCTTGCAACCGTACCGTCTATCGCCTCCATGTTTAGTTTGGGTATTTTTGTCTATATGAGTGGTAATGCCGTACTGAGCAGTTATCTCTTGCTCCCTAAGATTAGTGGTAGTGGTGAAGTCGTCATTATGGCCGCAGCGATGATTGGCTCCCTCGTAGGCTTTCTTTGGTACAATTGTTATCCTGCTGAAGTTTTTATGGGCGATAGCGGTAGTTTGAGCATCGGAGCCTTTATCGGATATATGGCGATTATTTCTAAAAACGAATTCTTACTCTTTTTAATCAGTTTTGTTTTTGTATTAGAGACCATGTCGGTCATCTTGCAAGTGGGAAGTTTCAAAACACGTAAAAAAAGGATGTTTTTGATGGCACCAATTCATCACCATTTTGAAATCAAAGGTTGGGCAGAAAATAAAATTATCGTGAGATTTTGGATTATGGCTATTATCTCCAATATCATCGCACTTACGGCATTGAAAATCCGATGA
- the murD gene encoding UDP-N-acetylmuramoyl-L-alanine--D-glutamate ligase: MIALFGNGKTTKAIAKKFKNCLIFDDHISEKQTDDWGNILLPPCEFSNYESQVQVLSPSFPPHHDLLKRAKNYMSEYDFFAKDMPFSIWISGTNGKTTTTQMCDFLLKKHGSQSGGNIGTPLAELDKNAPIWILESSSYMLHYTKIATPDIYLLLPIKPDHLKWHGSFEAYEKAKLAPLSRMKEGQIAIVPDTYRDIQTNASKIIYHDEFDLAKTLSIDITRITFQTPFLLDAILAMAAQKVIFGTLDYDLLNTFKTDVHKLEAFKDAQGRTWVNDSKGTNLDATLEAIKRYKNENLLLILGGDDKGVDLTPLFEMLRPLQVTVFAIGSNTEKIVNFCHNINKPVLACGHLEKAIVEIKKLHTQDTVALLSPAAASLDQFPSYEHRGDLFKKLAQEA, translated from the coding sequence ATGATTGCGTTATTTGGTAATGGTAAGACAACCAAGGCGATAGCCAAAAAGTTCAAAAATTGTCTGATTTTTGATGACCACATCAGCGAAAAACAAACCGATGACTGGGGCAATATCCTCCTGCCTCCTTGTGAATTTTCAAATTATGAGAGTCAGGTGCAAGTACTCAGTCCAAGTTTTCCACCTCATCATGATCTACTTAAAAGGGCTAAAAATTATATGAGTGAGTATGATTTTTTTGCTAAAGATATGCCTTTTTCCATCTGGATTAGTGGAACAAACGGCAAGACAACCACAACACAAATGTGTGATTTTTTGCTCAAAAAGCACGGTTCACAAAGTGGTGGAAATATCGGCACGCCACTAGCAGAACTTGATAAAAATGCACCCATTTGGATATTGGAGAGTAGCTCTTATATGCTCCACTACACCAAAATAGCCACACCTGATATTTATTTGTTATTGCCTATCAAACCCGATCATCTCAAATGGCACGGTAGCTTTGAGGCTTATGAAAAGGCAAAATTAGCACCCTTATCACGTATGAAAGAGGGTCAAATAGCCATTGTACCCGATACATACCGAGATATCCAAACGAATGCCTCAAAGATTATCTATCATGATGAATTTGATCTCGCTAAAACTTTGAGTATCGACATCACGCGCATCACGTTTCAAACCCCTTTTTTGCTCGATGCCATACTCGCGATGGCCGCACAAAAAGTGATTTTTGGTACGCTTGATTATGACCTACTTAATACCTTCAAGACCGATGTTCATAAACTAGAAGCCTTTAAAGATGCCCAAGGGCGAACGTGGGTCAATGACTCCAAAGGCACCAATCTTGATGCGACGCTTGAAGCTATCAAACGTTATAAAAATGAAAATTTGCTGTTGATTCTTGGAGGCGATGATAAAGGGGTGGATTTAACACCGCTATTTGAGATGTTGCGTCCACTTCAAGTCACCGTATTTGCCATCGGTTCCAACACCGAAAAAATCGTCAATTTTTGTCATAATATCAATAAACCCGTCCTTGCATGTGGTCATTTGGAAAAAGCGATAGTTGAAATCAAAAAACTCCATACACAAGACACTGTGGCACTTTTATCTCCTGCTGCTGCGAGTTTAGATCAATTTCCATCCTACGAGCACCGGGGAGATTTATTTAAAAAGTTGGCACAAGAAGCCTAG